The following proteins come from a genomic window of Thiothrix unzii:
- a CDS encoding metal ABC transporter permease: protein MDDFIVRALLAGFAVVLMGGVLGVFLLWRRMAYFGDTLAHSALLGVALGLMTGMNVNAWIVAVCVLAALLMLYVQHTPALGSDTVLSIIGHSALALGTVALTFLPDVRVDLMGYLFGDILAVTRTDIGLTWGMALLVVVAMVFLWRPLLAIAVHAELAQVEGVRVWWVSAAYMVLVALMVAVAMKVVGVLLLTALLIIPAAAARRFARTPEQMAIFAVVLGALALLGGVGTSLQWDTPTGPSIVVVASALFVLVQLVPRRDT from the coding sequence ATGGATGATTTTATTGTACGGGCGTTATTAGCAGGTTTCGCGGTGGTGCTGATGGGCGGGGTGCTGGGGGTATTCTTGCTGTGGCGGCGCATGGCGTATTTTGGTGACACGTTGGCGCATTCGGCTTTGCTGGGCGTGGCCTTGGGCTTAATGACGGGGATGAATGTCAACGCTTGGATTGTGGCGGTGTGCGTGTTGGCGGCGTTATTAATGCTGTATGTGCAACACACCCCGGCACTCGGCAGCGATACGGTGTTGAGTATTATCGGGCACAGCGCGTTGGCACTGGGAACGGTGGCATTGACGTTTTTACCGGATGTGCGGGTGGATTTAATGGGGTATTTATTCGGCGATATTTTAGCCGTGACCCGCACTGATATTGGGTTAACGTGGGGCATGGCTTTGCTAGTCGTTGTTGCTATGGTGTTTTTGTGGCGACCATTGCTGGCAATTGCAGTACACGCGGAATTGGCGCAGGTCGAAGGGGTGCGCGTGTGGTGGGTTAGCGCGGCTTATATGGTGTTAGTCGCGTTAATGGTAGCGGTGGCAATGAAAGTGGTGGGCGTATTATTGTTGACGGCATTGTTGATTATTCCGGCGGCAGCGGCGCGGCGATTTGCCCGAACCCCGGAACAAATGGCGATATTTGCCGTGGTGTTGGGAGCATTAGCACTCTTGGGTGGCGTGGGAACCTCGCTGCAATGGGATACGCCAACCGGCCCTAGCATTGTGGTGGTTGCCAGCGCGTTGTTTGTGTTGGTGCAGCTTGTACCACGCCGCGATACCTAA